The Henckelia pumila isolate YLH828 chromosome 2, ASM3356847v2, whole genome shotgun sequence genome includes a window with the following:
- the LOC140877620 gene encoding uncharacterized mitochondrial protein AtMg00300-like: MKIVKGALVVMKAKKVAANLYVLLGETHKEAELAVASIGSGEESTLLWHRKLGHMSEQGMKILSERKLLPGLTKVTLPFCEHCVTSKQHRLKFGTSNAKSKGILELIHSDVWKAPMLDVKTAFLHCNLEEKIYMLQPEGFAKKGQRELGL, translated from the exons ATGAAAATTGTGAAAGGCGCGCTTGTGGTTATGAAGGCGAAAAAGGTTGCTGCAAATCTTTATGTATTGTTGGGGGAAACACACAAAGAGGCGGAACTAGCTGTTGCATCAATTGGTTCGGGAGAAGAATCAACACTGTTGTGGCATAGAAAGCTTGGACATATGTCAGAACAaggaatgaagattctctctGAACGGAAGCTGTTGCCAGGGCTTACAAAAGTGACTCTacccttttgtgagcattgtgttaccaGTAAACAACACAGATTGAAGTTTGGCACGTCTAATGCCAAGAGCAAAGGAATATTGGAGctgattcattctgatgtttggAAAGCACCGATG TTAGATGTGAAAACGGCATTTCTTCATTGCAATCTTGAAGAAAAAATCTATATGCTCCAGCCAGAAGGTTTTGCAAAAAAGGggcaaagagaacttggtttgtag